Proteins encoded in a region of the Zea mays cultivar B73 chromosome 2, Zm-B73-REFERENCE-NAM-5.0, whole genome shotgun sequence genome:
- the LOC103646215 gene encoding uncharacterized protein, with protein MGTASTSSDTMEAARLPGLSITVEKNPPEARLLQLGVKSWPKWGCPPGRFPLKFDAALTCYLVKGRVRAAVKGSRECVEFGAGDLVVFPKGLSCTWDVVVGVDKHYNFDPS; from the exons ATGGGGACGGCTTCAACAAGCTCAGACACCATGGAGGCGGCAAGGCTCCCCGGTCTCTCCATCACCGTCGAGAAGAACCCGCCGGAGGCGCGCTTGCTTCAACTCGGCGTCAAGTCCTGGCCCAA ATGGGGATGTCCGCCGGGGAGGTTCCCGCTCAAGTTCGACGCGGCGCTGACGTGCTACCTAGTGAAGGGCAGGGTGAGGGCCGCCGTGAAGGGCTCCCGCGAGTGCGTGGAGTTCGGCGCCGGCGACCTCGTCGTCTTCCCCAAGGGCCTCAGCTGCACCTGGGACGTCGTCGTCGGCGTCGACAAGCACTACAACTTCGACCCCTCCTAA
- the LOC103646213 gene encoding wall-associated receptor kinase 5 isoform X1, whose amino-acid sequence MKVVSVHLAAAVAVLLLLAAKRTPAIAVPSPQCQRQCGGVDIAFPFGIGDNCSLSRGFNLSCQEVQNGVYRPFLGNIEVLNISLINGTVRGLNPVSTYCYDSSSGSMEPSTWSFDVSRTPYRFSDVQNKFTVIGCQTLVYIKDNTDKSYQSGCVSTCQSLSDVVDGGSCSGRGCCQTAIPKGMDYYNVSFDASFNTSRIWSFSRCSYAVLMEAAAFRFSTAYIKTTRFNDTSAGQVPVVMDWAIREREAASCVVAKQNGTGSYACVSSNSECVDSQNGPGYLCNCTQGYEGNPYLPGGCHDVDECKYSPCPTGAVCHNTVGGYRCSCRAGLKFSEQSNSCGPNINLIIGLALSSAGAILIVAAAVAIFTRRWQRIVQKRLRKRHFHKNKGILLEQLFSSSADNNASDGTKIFSLDDLQKATNNFDRTRVVGNGGHGTVYKGILADQRVVAIKKSKLVESTEIEQFINEVAILSQINHRNVVKLHGCCLESEVPLLVYEFISNGTLYDLLHHRDREQDGRRRTLLQQLPWEARLRIAAEVAGALTYLHSAASVSILHRDVKSMNVLLNDSYTAKVSDFGASRSIPIDQTHLVTAVQGTFGYLDPEYFHTGQLNEKSDVYSFGVILLELLTRKKPIVDGDSGYKVNLSSYFLWEMERRPLEEIVDVGIIGEASTEAILGMAQLAEECLSLTREDRPTMKDVEMRLQMLRCQQDVAPRAHPAKRTNMISHAIPMPASQHGSRQYSQEQEFVLSSRVPR is encoded by the exons ATGAAAGTGGTCTCTGTACaccttgctgctgctgttgctgttctACTTCTGTTGGCGGCGAAGCGCACCCCCGCTATTGCGGTTCCTAGCCCTCAGTGCCAACGGCAATGTGGCGGCGTTGACATTGCGTTTCCGTTCGGCATCGGTGACAACTGCTCGCTATCACGAGGATTCAACCTCAGCTGCCAGGAGGTCCAAAATGGCGTCTACAGGCCATTCCTAGGTAATATTGAGGTGCTCAACATCTCCTTGATAAATGGCACGGTCCGGGGGCTGAACCCCGTCTCGACATACTGCTACGACTCCTCCTCTGGTTCCATGGAGCCCAGTACCTGGTCATTCGACGTGAGCAGAACCCCGTACCGGTTTTCGGACGTCCAGAACAAGTTCACCGTCATAGGGTGCCAGACCCTCGTCTACATCAAGGACAACACCGACAAGAGCTACCAGAGTGGGTGCGTCTCGACGTGCCAGAGCCTGTCGGACGTGGTggacggcggctcctgctccggcaggGGCTGTTGCCAGACGGCCATACCCAAGGGGATGGACTACTACAACGTGAGCTTCGACGCAAGCTTCAACACGAGCCGGATTTGGAGCTTCAGCCGCTGCAGCTACGCCGTGCTGATGGAGGCGGCGGCGTTCCGTTTCAGCACCGCGTACATCAAGACGACCCGATTCAACGACACGAGCGCTGGGCAGGTGCCCGTGGTGATGGACTGGGCGATCAGGGAGAGGGAGGCGGCGTCGTGTGTGGTCGCCAAACAGAACGGGACGGGCTCTTACGCATGCGTCAGTAGCAACAGCGAGTGCGTGGATTCACAAAATGGGCCAGGGTACCTGTGCAACTGCACCCAGGGGTACGAAGGCAACCCATACCTTCCAGGCGGATGCCATG ATGTTGATGAATGTAAATACAGCCCATGTCCTACGGGTGCCGTCTGCCACAACACGGTAGGAGGATACAGATGCTCATGCCGAGCAGGACTCAAGTTTTCTGAACAAAGCAATAGTTGTGGCCCTAATATCAACCTAATAATTG gTCTTGCACTAAGTAGTGCCGGTGCCATTCTGATTGTCGCTGCAGCTGTTGCTATCTTTACACGGAGGTGGCAGAGAATCGTTCAGAAAAGGCTTAGAAAGAGGCACTTTCACAAGAACAAGGGTATTCTCCTAGAGCAACTGTTCTCGTCATCAGCAGATAACAACGCTAGTGACGGTACGAAGATATTCTCTCTGGACGACCTACAGAAGGCCACCAACAACTTCGACCGCACACGTGTGGTCGGCAACGGCGGCCATGGCACGGTCTACAAGGGCATACTGGCTGATCAGCGCGTGGTGGCAATTAAGAAATCGAAACTCGTAGAGAGCACCGAAATCGAGCAGTTCATCAACGAGGTGGCCATACTCTCACAGATCAACCATCGCAACGTGGTGAAGCTCCATGGGTGCTGCCTCGAGTCCGAGGTCCCTCTGCTCGTCTACGAGTTCATCTCCAATGGCACGCTGTACGATCTCTTGCACCACCGCGACCGCGAGCAAGACGGACGACGACGAACCTTGCTGCAGCAGCTGCCCTGGGAGGCACGCCTGAGGATTGCAGCTGAGGTCGCCGGCGCGCTTACGTATCTCCACTCAGCAgcatccgtgtccattcttcatAGAGACGTCAAGTCCATGAACGTGCTTTTGAATGACAGCTACACGGCCAAAGTCTCCGATTTTGGCGCGTCCAGGTCTATACCGATTGACCAGACACATCTGGTCACTGCTGTGCAGGGCACATTTGGGTATCTAGATCCAGAGTACTTCCACACAGGCCAACTCAACGAGAAGAGCGACGTCTACAGTTTCGGTGTCATTCTTCTCGAGTTATTGACAAGGAAGAAACCGATCGTCGATGGTGACAGCGGTTACAAGGTAAACTTGTCCAGTTATTTCTTATGGGAAATGGAGAGGAGGCCGCTTGAAGAGATAGTCGACGTCGGAATTATAGGGGAAGCAAGTACGGAAGCGATTCTAGGCATGGCTCAACTGGCAGAGGAGTGCCTCAGCCTAACAAGGGAGGACAGGCCTACCATGAAGGATGTGGAGATGAGGCTACAAATGTTAAGGTGTCAGCAAGATGTTGCTCCAAGGGCACATCCAGCAAAGAGAACAAATATGATTAGTCATGCTATTCCGATGCCTGCTAGCCAGCACGGCTCACGCCAATACAGCCAAGAGCAGGAGTTTGTCTTGTCCTCGCGTGTACCACGATAG
- the LOC103646213 gene encoding Wall-associated receptor kinase 5, giving the protein MPKVRIYPAKDRMKVVSVHLAAAVAVLLLLAAKRTPAIAVPSPQCQRQCGGVDIAFPFGIGDNCSLSRGFNLSCQEVQNGVYRPFLGNIEVLNISLINGTVRGLNPVSTYCYDSSSGSMEPSTWSFDVSRTPYRFSDVQNKFTVIGCQTLVYIKDNTDKSYQSGCVSTCQSLSDVVDGGSCSGRGCCQTAIPKGMDYYNVSFDASFNTSRIWSFSRCSYAVLMEAAAFRFSTAYIKTTRFNDTSAGQVPVVMDWAIREREAASCVVAKQNGTGSYACVSSNSECVDSQNGPGYLCNCTQGYEGNPYLPGGCHDVDECKYSPCPTGAVCHNTVGGYRCSCRAGLKFSEQSNSCGPNINLIIGLALSSAGAILIVAAAVAIFTRRWQRIVQKRLRKRHFHKNKGILLEQLFSSSADNNASDGTKIFSLDDLQKATNNFDRTRVVGNGGHGTVYKGILADQRVVAIKKSKLVESTEIEQFINEVAILSQINHRNVVKLHGCCLESEVPLLVYEFISNGTLYDLLHHRDREQDGRRRTLLQQLPWEARLRIAAEVAGALTYLHSAASVSILHRDVKSMNVLLNDSYTAKVSDFGASRSIPIDQTHLVTAVQGTFGYLDPEYFHTGQLNEKSDVYSFGVILLELLTRKKPIVDGDSGYKVNLSSYFLWEMERRPLEEIVDVGIIGEASTEAILGMAQLAEECLSLTREDRPTMKDVEMRLQMLRCQQDVAPRAHPAKRTNMISHAIPMPASQHGSRQYSQEQEFVLSSRVPR; this is encoded by the exons ATGCCCAAAG TTAGGATATATCCAGCAAAGGACAGAATGAAAGTGGTCTCTGTACaccttgctgctgctgttgctgttctACTTCTGTTGGCGGCGAAGCGCACCCCCGCTATTGCGGTTCCTAGCCCTCAGTGCCAACGGCAATGTGGCGGCGTTGACATTGCGTTTCCGTTCGGCATCGGTGACAACTGCTCGCTATCACGAGGATTCAACCTCAGCTGCCAGGAGGTCCAAAATGGCGTCTACAGGCCATTCCTAGGTAATATTGAGGTGCTCAACATCTCCTTGATAAATGGCACGGTCCGGGGGCTGAACCCCGTCTCGACATACTGCTACGACTCCTCCTCTGGTTCCATGGAGCCCAGTACCTGGTCATTCGACGTGAGCAGAACCCCGTACCGGTTTTCGGACGTCCAGAACAAGTTCACCGTCATAGGGTGCCAGACCCTCGTCTACATCAAGGACAACACCGACAAGAGCTACCAGAGTGGGTGCGTCTCGACGTGCCAGAGCCTGTCGGACGTGGTggacggcggctcctgctccggcaggGGCTGTTGCCAGACGGCCATACCCAAGGGGATGGACTACTACAACGTGAGCTTCGACGCAAGCTTCAACACGAGCCGGATTTGGAGCTTCAGCCGCTGCAGCTACGCCGTGCTGATGGAGGCGGCGGCGTTCCGTTTCAGCACCGCGTACATCAAGACGACCCGATTCAACGACACGAGCGCTGGGCAGGTGCCCGTGGTGATGGACTGGGCGATCAGGGAGAGGGAGGCGGCGTCGTGTGTGGTCGCCAAACAGAACGGGACGGGCTCTTACGCATGCGTCAGTAGCAACAGCGAGTGCGTGGATTCACAAAATGGGCCAGGGTACCTGTGCAACTGCACCCAGGGGTACGAAGGCAACCCATACCTTCCAGGCGGATGCCATG ATGTTGATGAATGTAAATACAGCCCATGTCCTACGGGTGCCGTCTGCCACAACACGGTAGGAGGATACAGATGCTCATGCCGAGCAGGACTCAAGTTTTCTGAACAAAGCAATAGTTGTGGCCCTAATATCAACCTAATAATTG gTCTTGCACTAAGTAGTGCCGGTGCCATTCTGATTGTCGCTGCAGCTGTTGCTATCTTTACACGGAGGTGGCAGAGAATCGTTCAGAAAAGGCTTAGAAAGAGGCACTTTCACAAGAACAAGGGTATTCTCCTAGAGCAACTGTTCTCGTCATCAGCAGATAACAACGCTAGTGACGGTACGAAGATATTCTCTCTGGACGACCTACAGAAGGCCACCAACAACTTCGACCGCACACGTGTGGTCGGCAACGGCGGCCATGGCACGGTCTACAAGGGCATACTGGCTGATCAGCGCGTGGTGGCAATTAAGAAATCGAAACTCGTAGAGAGCACCGAAATCGAGCAGTTCATCAACGAGGTGGCCATACTCTCACAGATCAACCATCGCAACGTGGTGAAGCTCCATGGGTGCTGCCTCGAGTCCGAGGTCCCTCTGCTCGTCTACGAGTTCATCTCCAATGGCACGCTGTACGATCTCTTGCACCACCGCGACCGCGAGCAAGACGGACGACGACGAACCTTGCTGCAGCAGCTGCCCTGGGAGGCACGCCTGAGGATTGCAGCTGAGGTCGCCGGCGCGCTTACGTATCTCCACTCAGCAgcatccgtgtccattcttcatAGAGACGTCAAGTCCATGAACGTGCTTTTGAATGACAGCTACACGGCCAAAGTCTCCGATTTTGGCGCGTCCAGGTCTATACCGATTGACCAGACACATCTGGTCACTGCTGTGCAGGGCACATTTGGGTATCTAGATCCAGAGTACTTCCACACAGGCCAACTCAACGAGAAGAGCGACGTCTACAGTTTCGGTGTCATTCTTCTCGAGTTATTGACAAGGAAGAAACCGATCGTCGATGGTGACAGCGGTTACAAGGTAAACTTGTCCAGTTATTTCTTATGGGAAATGGAGAGGAGGCCGCTTGAAGAGATAGTCGACGTCGGAATTATAGGGGAAGCAAGTACGGAAGCGATTCTAGGCATGGCTCAACTGGCAGAGGAGTGCCTCAGCCTAACAAGGGAGGACAGGCCTACCATGAAGGATGTGGAGATGAGGCTACAAATGTTAAGGTGTCAGCAAGATGTTGCTCCAAGGGCACATCCAGCAAAGAGAACAAATATGATTAGTCATGCTATTCCGATGCCTGCTAGCCAGCACGGCTCACGCCAATACAGCCAAGAGCAGGAGTTTGTCTTGTCCTCGCGTGTACCACGATAG